In a single window of the Bufo bufo chromosome 5, aBufBuf1.1, whole genome shotgun sequence genome:
- the MRPL15 gene encoding 39S ribosomal protein L15, mitochondrial: MAASGSSGKKAGDLLKTLPRVSLANLRPNPGARQKEKKRGRGRHGGNRSGRGHKGEKQRGNRPRLGFEGGQTPFYLVIPKYGFNKGHSFRRQYQPLSLKRLQYLIDLGRVDPSQPIDLTQLVNARGVTIQPLKRDYGVQLVEEGSDLFCAKINIEVQWASELAIAAIEKNGGVITTGFYDPRSLEVLCKPIPFFMRGKPILKRMLPPEDLVKYYTDAENRGYLADPVKVAEARKHLAMKYGYILPDVTKDELYEMLCTRKDPRQIFFGLAPGWVVNMKEKKILKPIDEQLLAYYSS; encoded by the exons ATGGCGGCCTCCGGCAGCAGCGGCAAGAAAGCGGGGGACTTGCTGAAAACCCTTCCGCGGGTGTCACTGGCCAATTTGAGACCCAACCCTGGTGCCAGACAGAAA GAAAAAAAACGTGGACGCGGTAGACACGGTGGAAATAGAAGTGGCAGGGGCCACAAAGGAGAGAAGCAAAGGGGTAACCGGCCACGCTTAGGATTTGAAGGAGGTCAGACACCTTTTTACTTGGTTATTCCCAAGTATGGATTCAACAAGGGGCACAG CTTTCGGCGCCAGTATCAGCCGCTGAGTTTGAAGAGGTTGCAGTACCTCATTGATCTTGGAAGGGTCGATCCTTCACAACCGATTGACTTGACACAACTAGTCAATGCACGAGGAGTTACCATACAGCCACTAAAGAGAGACTATGGGGTCCAGCTGGTAGAAGAG GGGTCTGACTTGTTTTGTGCTAAAATAAACATTGAAGTCCAGTGGGCCTCAGAGCTAGCAATTGCAGCTATAGAAAAGAATGGAGGTGTAATAACAACGGGATTTTATGATCCACGCAGCCTTg AGGTTCTGTGTAAACCGATACCGTTTTTTATGCGTGGAAAGCCGATTCTTAAACGGATGCTCCCGCCAGAAGATTTGGTAAAATATTATACCGATGCAGAAAACCGGGGATATTTGGCAGATCCAGTTAaagtggcagaggccaggaaacaTCTCGCTATGAAATATGGATATATACTTCCTGACGTTACCAAAGATGAACTCTATGAAATGTTATGTACACGCAAGGACCCACGTCAGATATTCTTTGGCCTTGCTCCTGGCTGGGTGGTCAATA